The following DNA comes from Candidatus Aegiribacteria sp..
AAGTATCTCCGATGCCGAGACGATTCCAGGTAATGGTGACGTCGTTAAGTATGGGAGTGTTATATGGATTGGATGTCTCGAGTATTGCCCTGTACTGAACGTATGTGTCACCAACGTTCAAGATACCATCAAGACTACAAGGAGTTGTAAGTGTGTCAGACCAGGCACCCATATTTGTGTGATCGTCCGATGCTCTGACCTGGAATAAAACAGAGGTTCCCAGGGGTGTCTGTGAGCTCCAATCCAGATACACCCATTCAGGAATGTATCCCCCTTCATCAAGAACAGTGGATTCGAGTGAACCCTCAGAGGAATACCCGTTAAGATCCCACCAGGTGATGTCCGAAGGAAAACTACCTCCACCGAGTATGTCCATTTCACCGTCGCCGTCTATGTCCACAGGGTAGGCGTAACGAGCTCCGTTGAAATATTCATCAACGGTATGCTCGGTCCAGACAGTACCCGAGCCGTCTATATTCTCCCACCAGGTTATGTCATCAGCCACTCCGGCAGCGCCTAGTACGTCCATGTCGCCGTCATCGTCCATATCTTCTGAGTAGACCGAATAGGCTCCGTCGAAATCTTCATCAATGGTATGCACGTTCCAGGATGTACCCGACCCGTTGATATTCTCCCACCACGTGATGTCGTCATCAATAATGGCAGTGCCGAGTACGTCCATATCACCGTCACCGTCTATGTCCTCCGAGTAGGCGGAAATGGCACCATCGAAATTTCCATCTATAGTAATTTCGTTCCAGGATGTACCCGAGCCGTTGATATTCTCCCACCAGATGATATCGTCAGCTTCAAAAGCGGCTCCGATTACGTCCATATCACCGTCACCGTCTATATCCTCCGAGTAGGCGGAATTAGGGCCACCGACTATGAAGTCTATGTTATGCTTTGTCCAGTTTGTGCCCGATCCGTCTGTGTTTTCCCACCAGGCTATTTCGTTTGCAGTTTGAGAAGCGCTGAGTACGTCCATATCACCGTCACTGTCGATATCATCAGAGTAGACTGAAATGGGATAAAGGAAGTCTCCAACGGTATGTTTCGTCCAGTATGTTCCAAAACCGTCGATGTTTTCCCACCAGATGATTTCATAGGAAAGATAAGATACAGTAAGGATGTCCATATCACCGTCATCATCTATATCCTCTGAGTATATGGAAGTTGCATCTACGGTTTCCTCGCAGAGGGTATGTTCAGTCCAGGATGTTCCAGAGCCGTCGACATTCTCCCACCATTTGGCTTCGTATTCACTTGTTTCAGTACCGAGTATGTCCATGTCACCGTCACCGTCAATATCTTCTGAGAAGAGTGAGCTTACATTATCCCCGTCAACGGTATGATCAATAACATTCTGGAGCGATAAAGAGCCTGGAAAGCTTTCCCAGTAAATATCGGTGTAGAAATCGAAGGTGTTACTCCAATCGATAACAGGTCCGTATCCATACATATATGGACCGCCCGACCAGTCGGTCTGGGTTGCGGAGTCGGCATATGTATTAATGAAGAAACCTGAGATTACTAAAAGAAGAATACTTCTATTCATGGGAAACCTCCTATTATTGTCAATAATCATTGATTTACTTAATCGATGTCAACGGGGCATGACGAGTTATTCCTTGAAATAAGAATAGCTGATTATTGAATAAGCTCTCCGACGGGTTATCATTCGGGAAGCTTTGCTTGTCGTTTTATTGGTGGGTGGCACCGGGATTATTTGATGAGTGTTATTTCGCCCAGGATATTTTCGCCAAGCATTACGCAGTAATTGCCCGAGGGGTTTCCTGAAAGGTTAAGAATAGCGTAACCGTTGGGGTCAGTTACGGTTGTGGCAACTAATCTTCCTGACAGATCCAGCACGCAAATATCTTCTCCCGGTTGAGCACTTTCAATGTAGAAGGCGCCTTGTGTCGGATTTGGGCCATACATCGGTGAAAGGGATGATTCCGATTCTTCGATTCCTTCATACCATACTATGTAAATAGCACCTCTGGGACAATGATTTGCACAGACACCGCAACCGTTACAGAGTTCAGGATCTATGACGGCATTGCCGCCATACATGGAGAGTGCGCCTTCTTCGCACCAGCTGATACATATACCGCAGCCGTTGCAGATGACAGGATCAACCTGATATATCCATTTTCCCGCAAGCACAACTGACACGATCAACAGTATCAGAAGCGCGTATTTAATGTACTTAGGAACTGACATCAGTTCTCCTTCTCTGAATTTCAGACGCAATAATAGCAGCAGTACTTGAGACATTTATGCATTTTCTGGTTCCCGACTGGGGATAATATATTCGCAAATCCGCGATATTCGCAACATTCTGATTCACTCCGTCTGCTTCATTTCCAAACAGAAATGCTGAGGAAAGATCGAATTCAGCTTCCCAGAAAGGCATCGCGTCGGGTGTATTTTCAACCGCTATAAGCATACGGCCGGTTCCCTTTACCCAATTTGCAGCTTCTTCAATATCTTTGAAATATCTCCAGGGAATTGAAGCAAAGGTTCCCCTCGAGGTATGACTGAGTTTCCTGTTTCCCGGTCTGCAGCATGTGCCTGTCAGAAAAACAGCAGCAGGTGATATTGCCTCGACAGATCTGAAAACTGAACCTACATTGAAAGCGCTTCTGAAATTATCCAGGATAAAAATGGGCATTCCCCTTGAACTGTGAAGAGATTCTGAGTAAACTTGAGGTATCATGATATTAGGAAAATTGCTCTTTTCGATCACTTCTCTGTTCCTCCTGGGTTACTATCTTCCTTTTAGAGTTGAGCATCAATTATGGATGATACCTGCAGTTATCGGATTAATCGCGGCAATTGCAGGTTATAGAAAATATGGGATGCTGTTGTTATGTGCTTCATCACTGCTTGTCGGATTATACTGGAATAATGACCATTTGAGTAAACATGATGAAGAGAGCACTGAATCAGCACGGGTAGGAGTCTGGAGCTGCAATGTAGAAACATCCACAACACGGGGAGCTCTTCTTTTAACTGAATCCGGCAGGCAGGTGTGGTCATCTGACAAAGAACTGGCTCAAACAGTCAGAAGAGGGGATTATGTGCTTGTTCTCGGATCTATGCGGGGTAATTTCCTTGAGACCTGGTCATTCAGTACAATCCAGTCGAATTCTCTGCAGAACAGGATAAGAAGAGTAATCTGCCGCAGGTGGAGAGAAAAACTGCATTCACGGCAGACAAGTTCACTTGTTTCCGCGCTTCTCGCTGGAGAACGGGGAACAATTCCCACCCATACGCGAAATATTTTTGAGATAACGGGGACTTCACATCTTCTTGCTGTATCCGGTCTGCATGTTGGAATCATATGCGCGATTATCCTCATTATCGCAAGACGAATATTCGGGAAAACATGGTTGTCCGTTTTCATAACTATCCTTCTTATGTGCAGCTATGTCTTTATCGCAGGTGCGAGAGCCTCAACTGTTAGAGCCGGAATAATGGGAATGTTCATTCTGATAGCATGGCAGGCGGTTGGGAAAACACCTGATATTCTCTTTATATGGGCCTTTGCTGTAATAGTTCTGATCATACTCTCCTCAGGCGCAGTTCTGAATGATATTGGAGCTCAAATGTCGTTCAGCGCTGTCCTCAGCCTGATTATCTTTGGAAGAAATTTCAGAGGGAATATCTGGAAAAAAATACTTTCAGTCTTTTACGCAGGAGTAGTTGTAACACTGTCTCTTGCTCCGCTGATATCATGCACATTCGGGGCTGTAAGTCCTGTAGCACCGATTGCAACGGTGATATCACTGCCTTTCATGCTGACACTTATGGCTCTGGGCGTTATCTCTCTCTCATGGGGATTCATAGCATCAGGAGCATCTATTCTGGCTGAATGGACTGTGTATATCTGGTTGAAACTTCTGTATTTGCTTGAATTCAGAAGATTTGAATTCAAAGAATGGATGCTGGTTATCTGGTTTGCAGGTATTATTATGCTATTGCTGTTCTCCAGAAGAAGGGGGTTCTTCCGAAGATTCAGATAAGGTTTCAAATATTATCTGAACATTACCCGAGTTATCCATAGCATTTTCCATTTCATCAAGGCCTGCGGCCTGTATGGTTCCGCCCAGCGGGAGAAATATTTCGGTAGTGTCACCTGGAAACATACAAAAAGCCTTGCGGGTCTCCTGCTGTGTTTTAACAATCAGAACAACAAGCCCGTCGTACTCGCGAAGGGCATCAGGTTTAGAAATAGCCCTGTAAATGCCTGGAGCCATCTGGATGCTTCTGGCTCGCTCAAGAATGGCAAGATGATATGCAGCGGATACGGTAAGAGATGGAATTATATCCGGGATTACCGGAAGAAATCTGACAGTATCCGATATGGCTGGAGTTGTGATAACAATCTGAACGGAATCCTCAAGCCCCGGACGCGGTTGCCATGTAACGGTTCTGCCCGCTGCTGTAATGTTTCCGGTCTCAATGAAGGTTCCATCCGAACACTCCCATACAGCTTCATTTCCATCAGGCAGTATTGTGGAGAATGTCGTTGTCCGTCCTCCATCGGGATCCATGGATGCAACTATATGAAGCGGGTCACCATCCTGTCCCTGGCACTGATCCGAGAGCCAGAATACGAATACTCCAGCAGGCAGCGCAAAGGGCAGAATAAGGCTGAGAACTTTCAAAATCCGTTTTGTACGCTTCTTTCTCATTCCTGGAATATGATTATAATTTCCAAATGTTCAAACCCTTTATGTCGAAATCTGAAAGGAACAGAATGAAATTAGATGCTGATGTAACAGATACACTGATGGAATTACTGAAAACACGAAGTGTTTCCGGGCATACCGAGGCTGCGATGGATATTGTTCGAGAAAGATTAGGGAAACTGAATCTGACAATTCACTCAACTGCTAAAGGCAGCGTTATAGCGACACTTAATGGTTCAACACCAGAAGGTATAATCCTCTCTGCGCATCTTGATACACTGGGAGGGATGGTCAGAGGAATAGATGATAACGGCAGGATAAGTCTCAGGACAATCGGTTCCTATACAATGTCAAGTATTGAGGGTGAGTACTGTAAAATTGAAACTTGGGACGGAAAGCTATTCGATGGAACGGTTCTGTATGACAATACTTCCGTCCATATTCATGGTCTGGAAAAGGCTTCAGAAAAGCGAAGTGAAGAGGAGATGTATATAAGGCTTGATGAAGAAGTATCATCGAAAAAGGAAATACTGGAGCTTGGGCTGTCCGTTGGAAATTACATACATTTTGATCCTCGTCCTGTTCGAACGGAATCGGGATTTATCAAATCAAGGCATCTCGATGACAAGGCCGGGGTGGCAATACTCATCGAAGTAGCTGAGAGGATGGTCAGAGAAGAGATCACACCTATGCGGACTCTGCATTTTCTCATTACATCATATGAGGAAGTCGGACATGGCGCGGCAGGTTATTTTCCGGAGAAAGCAAATGAATTTATCGCTGTTGATATGGGTGTTGCAGGTCCGGAAAGGGAATCTTCAGAGAATAGTGTCACTATTTGCGCCGCTGACAGCACCGGACCTTTCAATTACCAGATAACTAAACGTTTGATAAGACTTGCAGAAGCGAACTCAATCCCTTTCACCGTTGATACTTTTCCGCATTACGGATCAGACGCGGCGGCTGCACTTAAGTCAGGACTTGATGTAAAACATGGATTGATTGGCCCGGGAGTAGACGCTTCACACGCAAACGAAAGAACACACGAAAAAGCTCTTGAAGCAACAATAGATCTTATCCAGGCGTATGTTATGAGCTGATTTCAGGAATCAAGGAGTATTTGAACTGCATCTTTCAGTTCGTTTATATCAAATGGTTTCTGGAATGTGTATCTTGCACCCATTGAAGCAGCGATTTTCAGGTAGCCGTCCGGTGCAAGCGAACCTCCACCTGAGAACGCGATTATCTTAACATCCGGATTGATTTTCCGTAATTCTCTGATAGTCTCGATACCTTCCATATCAGGCATTACAATATCTGTTATAACAACATCAATGATCTCATCACGATATATTTTTAAAGCTGATTTGCCGTCAGATGCTTCAAGAGTACCGTATCCCTCTTTCTGAAAAAATTTCACCAGCATTTTTCTGACCATTGAGTCGTCATCTACAATGAGTATTGCAGGCATAATTCCCCTATCAGTTCAATATTTACCATATCACAAGTAATACTACGAATAAAATAGGAATATGGCAAATCCAATATATAGAAGCGGTATATATATTGAATATGTCCAGGGAGAGTACTTCATAGAAATCATTGGGCTTGATGTGCATTCACTCGAATTTTTATATATATCCATTAATGCAGAGGATATCAGTTCGCTGAATTGAAACCTGCTATGTTTCTCATGCATGTTGTTTTTACTGTTGTTGAGAGGTGCTAAAATTAATACACCGGATTATCCAGGAAGAACTGCGGTTGATTCCAGTCAGAGCTTCTTTAATTCTCAGGGAGCAGGTGTATTCATCATTGATTTCGGCAGTGGTGGAATTGTTGAAATCAACAATAGGGCATCTGAGATGATCGGAGTACCCGAAACGGCGATTATCGGAAAGCGATGTGACACATTCCTGAAAACCCTGAACAATAAAGCTCTTGAACCATCAGCAATTGCTGTTGATGGGTATCTAAGAGGGGATCAGGACAGAATCATCCCGGTTGTCATTTCAACTGCCGAGTGCAGAATAAAAGAGCATCGAGGATTAATTCACACCTTTGTAGAGATTTCCAGAAAAAGCAGAACTTTAAAGAAGAGAAATCAAATGGCTGAAGACTACATTAGTATAATCAGCGGTTTACGGAACATCATATTTTACCAGACCGATATGAACGGGAATTTAATTGACATCTCTGATTCTGTGTCCAGGATAACAGGATTTACAAGAGAAGAGATAATCCTGAAACCGGTCTCTCTGCTTTTCTCAAACCCGGATAAACAAAAATTTCTGCTTAAGGAACTGCAGTCAAAAGGCAGGATCGAGGAATACAGGATTAATCTGAAATCGAAAGACGGATCAATTGTAATAGCAATTATGAATTCTGTAGTCATTAATGACGAAGATTGTAATCCTCTCAATATTCTGACTGTTCTCCAGGAAAACACAGAATTCTCCAGAGCGGTTGAATCGTACAGATACAGTGAGGAAAAATTCAGAGCCATTACTCAATCCACACAGGATGCCATCATAATGATGAATGAAAAAGGCCTGATTTCGTTTGTGAACAGAGCCGCCACAATGATGTTCGGTTATACAAAGGATGAGATGCTTAATGCAGATCTTCATGAGATGATTGCTCCAGAACAATACCTGTCATCATTCAAGCATGGATTCGAGTCTTTCAAGACTACAGGAGAAGGGCTCGTGATCGGACGTACACTTTCAATAGAAGCAAAAAGAAAGAGCGGATCAAAATTTCCGGTTGAACTCTCGATCTCAGCAGCAAGAATGAATGACAAATGGTATTCGATCGGGATAATAAGAGACATCACCGAAAGAAGACGAGCTGAGATCGATATTGTTGAAGCAAGTGAAGCAGCTGAAA
Coding sequences within:
- a CDS encoding T9SS type A sorting domain-containing protein — protein: MNRSILLLVISGFFINTYADSATQTDWSGGPYMYGYGPVIDWSNTFDFYTDIYWESFPGSLSLQNVIDHTVDGDNVSSLFSEDIDGDGDMDILGTETSEYEAKWWENVDGSGTSWTEHTLCEETVDATSIYSEDIDDDGDMDILTVSYLSYEIIWWENIDGFGTYWTKHTVGDFLYPISVYSDDIDSDGDMDVLSASQTANEIAWWENTDGSGTNWTKHNIDFIVGGPNSAYSEDIDGDGDMDVIGAAFEADDIIWWENINGSGTSWNEITIDGNFDGAISAYSEDIDGDGDMDVLGTAIIDDDITWWENINGSGTSWNVHTIDEDFDGAYSVYSEDMDDDGDMDVLGAAGVADDITWWENIDGSGTVWTEHTVDEYFNGARYAYPVDIDGDGEMDILGGGSFPSDITWWDLNGYSSEGSLESTVLDEGGYIPEWVYLDWSSQTPLGTSVLFQVRASDDHTNMGAWSDTLTTPCSLDGILNVGDTYVQYRAILETSNPYNTPILNDVTITWNRLGIGDTSEPTPQGTELFHIAPNPTAGSPIIRFGLTESAYVSISIFDLPGRLVSEIHGDEYSSGYHDVLLGDLSPGIYFCRMTSGDFAATQRFVVIK
- a CDS encoding 4Fe-4S binding protein, with the translated sequence MSVPKYIKYALLILLIVSVVLAGKWIYQVDPVICNGCGICISWCEEGALSMYGGNAVIDPELCNGCGVCANHCPRGAIYIVWYEGIEESESSLSPMYGPNPTQGAFYIESAQPGEDICVLDLSGRLVATTVTDPNGYAILNLSGNPSGNYCVMLGENILGEITLIK
- a CDS encoding ComEC/Rec2 family competence protein; this translates as MILGKLLFSITSLFLLGYYLPFRVEHQLWMIPAVIGLIAAIAGYRKYGMLLLCASSLLVGLYWNNDHLSKHDEESTESARVGVWSCNVETSTTRGALLLTESGRQVWSSDKELAQTVRRGDYVLVLGSMRGNFLETWSFSTIQSNSLQNRIRRVICRRWREKLHSRQTSSLVSALLAGERGTIPTHTRNIFEITGTSHLLAVSGLHVGIICAIILIIARRIFGKTWLSVFITILLMCSYVFIAGARASTVRAGIMGMFILIAWQAVGKTPDILFIWAFAVIVLIILSSGAVLNDIGAQMSFSAVLSLIIFGRNFRGNIWKKILSVFYAGVVVTLSLAPLISCTFGAVSPVAPIATVISLPFMLTLMALGVISLSWGFIASGASILAEWTVYIWLKLLYLLEFRRFEFKEWMLVIWFAGIIMLLLFSRRRGFFRRFR
- a CDS encoding M42 family metallopeptidase, with the protein product MKLDADVTDTLMELLKTRSVSGHTEAAMDIVRERLGKLNLTIHSTAKGSVIATLNGSTPEGIILSAHLDTLGGMVRGIDDNGRISLRTIGSYTMSSIEGEYCKIETWDGKLFDGTVLYDNTSVHIHGLEKASEKRSEEEMYIRLDEEVSSKKEILELGLSVGNYIHFDPRPVRTESGFIKSRHLDDKAGVAILIEVAERMVREEITPMRTLHFLITSYEEVGHGAAGYFPEKANEFIAVDMGVAGPERESSENSVTICAADSTGPFNYQITKRLIRLAEANSIPFTVDTFPHYGSDAAAALKSGLDVKHGLIGPGVDASHANERTHEKALEATIDLIQAYVMS
- a CDS encoding response regulator; amino-acid sequence: MPAILIVDDDSMVRKMLVKFFQKEGYGTLEASDGKSALKIYRDEIIDVVITDIVMPDMEGIETIRELRKINPDVKIIAFSGGGSLAPDGYLKIAASMGARYTFQKPFDINELKDAVQILLDS